Genomic DNA from Dioscorea cayenensis subsp. rotundata cultivar TDr96_F1 chromosome 1, TDr96_F1_v2_PseudoChromosome.rev07_lg8_w22 25.fasta, whole genome shotgun sequence:
ATATCAAGTCACACCCATAGACAAATGCATACACATAATCGCTAATTTATGCCAAACCAACCtattcaaaacaaatattaaattcttCTGGCAATAACTTTAGCGCGGAAAGCAGTTTTTATAACAATAGtaaattctgatttttcttgATCAACATCTATTTCTTCTCCATCTGCAGCTTTCCATTTAAACTCTTTAAATAAATTAGCCACAAAATATCCCAAATGCAGCATAGCAAGGTCAAGTCCTGGACATATCCTTCTCCCAACTCCAAAAGGCatcatcatgatttttttattcccagTTATATCCGTTCTTTGTCCTTCACCGCCTTCCATAaacctaaataataataataatgataataaaatcatttataaaaaatcataaaatatgttaatgatataaaaaataatattctaaaaCATCTCTTCTAGATACAATATAATATACTAGATGCAAAACATACAAAAGCACAGTACTGAAATGATTCTTCTTTAAATTTCAATAAAGAAGTAATTACCGAGaaactactaaaaaaaattgccatattcatttgatttttatatttactttaaatGCTACTCTCCTAATCTAAAATATCAAAGAGAAAATTTGTATTTCAACCAAGTTtagtcaatatttttttttacaaagcaATAAACACCACCCTGTAAAAAATGTCAAGGGACAAATATAAACAGTAGTGCATTAATTACGGTGGCTTAACAACCccatcttaaatatttattaactcGGTATGGTATCACATATAGCAATTACAATCCTACCATGCCCAATCTCTCACGTGGGATTTGTGAACAGTAAATAAACAGTAGTTCTTCATTGATTATGTAGTGTATATACACAATATTATAATGGTATTGGTGACTCAGTGAGTCTGTTCATTCACTATTCTTATAATATACCATTACACTAAATAGTGGTTATTGccgataatttttttttttaacttatgcctatttattttccaaattttaaaagaacGAATTCAATGTAAGCATGAAATATGCAGCAAAACTATGGCCTAAAAGAAATTCATAGAGACCTGGAAATTGTTCAGGATTCTTTTTGTATTTACCAAGATTttgattataatatatataaagaacgCATATATAAACATACCTTTCAGGCCTGAACTCCATGGGGTTCTTCCACACCTTCTCATCTCTCCCAATCTCTGCAACCATGAAATTTATAGAAGCACCCTTTGGAATCACGTATCCATTGAGCATTGCGTCCTCTTTGACGCTGTGGGGTACTACAAAGTGGCCGGGTGGATGTCTTCTAAGTCCCTCAAGTATCACTGCCCTGAGATAAGGCATTCTTTGAAGCTCCTCCTCCTTCACTTCCTCTGCTTCACTCCCAACCACTCCTTGTATTTCATCAAACAGCTTAGTTTGTATCTCCGGGTGCTTCACCAGATTCGCCATGATCCACTCCAGAGCAGTCGCCGTTGTGTCGGTGCCGGCGATGAGAAATTCAGAGCAGATGGTGACCAGTTCATCATCAGTGAGTTTCCGGTTTCCCTCTTCAGGGAGTTTGATGTCTAGAAGAGAATCAAGATAGGAGTAGACAAACCTCTCCTTTTCATCATCACCCCGGCCTTGTATGTTCTGCTTCTCTTTGTGCTTCTCTCGAGTTCTGATCAATGGTATGATTATGTCCTTTTGTTTCTGGAGGAGATCCATGGCCGTGTTCCATCTCTTTCGGAAGATGAGCTTGGAGATTCTGGGAAAAAAAGCGAAGACAGTGAGCTTGCTGGAGTACAGAAGCCAGTTCCTCTCCGCCGTTTCGATGTCTCTAATGGCCTTCTCGTCGAGCTTCTCGCCGAAGCACATGAGGACAAGCAAGCAGAACATGGAGAACTGGAGATTTTCTTTGAAATCAAGGACGATGCCGTTGTTTGCCTCGGCGCTGGCGCGGATCTTGGAGATGAGGATGTTGAGAACCCACTGCCTGCCATTGGAGAAGAGCTTGACTCGAGAAGGGTGGAGGATTTCGGAGATGAGGTTGCGGCGGAGGAGACGCCAGAGAGGACCGTAGGAGGCGGAGCTGATGTTGTGTTGGTTGCTATTGAAGACGCGCAAGGCGGGTAAGGCGGGGGGACGGTCGGCGAAGACTGCGCCGTTGGTGACTAAGGCGTCGTGGGCAAGGTGGCGGTCGGAGATGAATATCGCGCAGTTAGATCCGATGCGGAGCGTGACGATGGGGCCAAGGCGCGCATGGAGGTCTCGGAGGAGTGGCTCAATGTTTCGGAGTGATGTCCAGAGCCATTGGAGGTTGCCGAGGATGGGGATGGCGGTTGGGCCTGGAGGGAGCCCTCCACTGTTGTGacttttgaagaagaagaagaagatggtggagatgatgaagatgaagagggtggTGGTGGATATGAGGAGCC
This window encodes:
- the LOC120265182 gene encoding cytochrome P450 89A2-like, whose translation is MEMMLNWLLISTTTLFIFIISTIFFFFFKSHNSGGLPPGPTAIPILGNLQWLWTSLRNIEPLLRDLHARLGPIVTLRIGSNCAIFISDRHLAHDALVTNGAVFADRPPALPALRVFNSNQHNISSASYGPLWRLLRRNLISEILHPSRVKLFSNGRQWVLNILISKIRASAEANNGIVLDFKENLQFSMFCLLVLMCFGEKLDEKAIRDIETAERNWLLYSSKLTVFAFFPRISKLIFRKRWNTAMDLLQKQKDIIIPLIRTREKHKEKQNIQGRGDDEKERFVYSYLDSLLDIKLPEEGNRKLTDDELVTICSEFLIAGTDTTATALEWIMANLVKHPEIQTKLFDEIQGVVGSEAEEVKEEELQRMPYLRAVILEGLRRHPPGHFVVPHSVKEDAMLNGYVIPKGASINFMVAEIGRDEKVWKNPMEFRPERFMEGGEGQRTDITGNKKIMMMPFGVGRRICPGLDLAMLHLGYFVANLFKEFKWKAADGEEIDVDQEKSEFTIVIKTAFRAKVIARRI